Part of the Paenibacillus guangzhouensis genome is shown below.
GGGGTCATTCGAATGACATTGACAGCATCGAGCATTAGAGAACGCAGTTTGTTGGGATTATATGATTTGAGCAAGACTGAGATTGAATCCATTCTAGACCGGGCTGCCTACTGGGAAGCTCAACCTAACAAATTGAACCCTGTGTTGAAAGATCGCTTTGTAGCAAACATGTTTTTCGAGAATAGCACAAGAACACGGTTTTCGTTCGAAATGGCTGAGAAGCGCCTCGGCGCACAAGTGCTGAACTTCGCGGCAGCGGCGTCGAGCATGGAGAAAGGCGAATCCATCTATGACACCGTACGGACGTTAGAGTCGATGGGGATCGATGCCGGCGTTATCCGCTTGAAGCCGATCGGTGTACTCCCGCAGCTGGCAGCGAAATTGAACATTCCACTCATCAACGCAGGGGATGGCAACAACGAGCATCCGACTCAAGCACTCCTTGACTTGTACACCATGCGTAAGCAATTTGGCAGCTTGCAAGGCTTGAATGTATCGATCATCGGCGACATTCAACACAGCCGTGTTGCGCGTTCGAATCTATGGGCTCTTCAGAAGTTTGGAGCAAATGTCAGCTTCTGCGCACCTGAGAGCATGCAAGCGCCTGAGCTTGCAGAGCACGCGTCTTACGTCACGATGGAAGAAGCGTTGCAAGCAGACGTCGTCATGATGCTTCGCGTACAACTCGAACGTCACACGAATCGCATGATGAAGTTCGCGGATGACTACCGTGAACAATACGGATTGACGGTCGAGCGCGCGGGTCGCATGAAACAGCATGCGATCATTATGCACCCAGCACCGGTTAATCGTAACGTTGAAATTGATGATGAACTTGTAGAATGCGAGACTTCACGGATCTTCCCGCAGATGGCGAACGGTGTACCGATTCGCATGGCGGTTATGGAACGGGCATTTAAATAGAAGCTGAAGGGACGGTTGACAGATGGGATTGGTAATTAAGAACGCGAACGTATTGAATGCAGCAGGGGAACTAGAACTTAAGACGATTACAATAGAAGATAACCGGGTAACTGGAATCATAGATGCAGGATCCGAAGTTGAATTGAGCGGTGAAGTGATTGATGCGGCGGGCAAGCTCGTTGCTCCAGGATTCATCGACATGCATGTTCACTTAAGAGAACCAGGCTTTGAACATAAAGAGACGATTGCAACAGGAACACGTTCCGCTGCGAAAGGCGGTTACACGACCATCGCTTGTATGCCGAATACACGTCCAGTGATCGATACGCCAGAGACCATCCAATTGGTGTTGGACAAAGCAGCAACAGAAGGCATCGTTCGTGTACTACCTTATGCAGCGATTACGAAAAATGAGTTAGGCCGCGAGTTAACAGACTTCGCAGCGCTCAAAGAAGCGGGTGCGATCGGCTTTACCGATGATGGTGTGGGCGTACAGAACGCACAAATGATGAAAGACGCGATGACATTGGCTGCATCGATGAATATACCGGTTATTGCACACTGCGAAGATGAGTCCCTGGTCGTTGGTGCAGCAGTTAATGAAGGGACGTTTGCGACGAAGCACGGATTGAAAGGCATTCCGAACGAGTCCGAAGCGATCCATGTAGGCCGCGATTGTTTACTAGCCGAAGCGACAGGCGTACATTATCATGTCTGCCACGTTAGCACAGAGCAATCCATCCGCTTGATTCGTCAAGCGAAGCAGTTCGGTGTCAAGGTAACTGCTGAGGTATGCCCGCATCACCTCTTGTTATCGGAAGAAGATATTCCTGGGCTTGATGCGAACTGGAAAATGAACCCGCCGCTTCGTTCACCACGTGATGTACAAGCTTGTATCGAAGCGCTTGAAGATGGAACAATCGACATGGTCGTTACGGATCATGCACCACATAGCCAAGAAGAAAAAGCCAAAGGGATGCAGCTCGCACCATTCGGTATCGTAGGATTCGAGACAGCCTTCCCATTGCTCTATACGAAATTCGTAGCTACAGGCAAATGGACGCTAGATTTCCTAGTCAGACGGATGACGGCGGATCCAGCAAGAGTATTCGGGCTTGAGACTGGTAAGCTAGAAGTTGGAGCACTTGCAGACATCACAATCGTAGATTTAGAGTCCGAGCAAGCCGTAAATCCAGAGACATTCTTATCGAAAGGCCGCAATACACCATTCACAGATTGGCAATTAAAAGGCTGGCCTGTCGCAACAATCGTCGATGGCAAGCTCGTGTGGTCAGCGGAATAATAAATTTTTCACAAATAAAGCTCGGTTGTGGCTATGCATAACTATGCAAAATAAAGTATAATTATCACGTTAGGTTTATTTTACTCGAAGGGTGTGTTACGAATGCAAGCAAGATTGTTGTTAGAAGACGGCACATTGTTTACTGGAAAAGCATTTGGTGCTGAAGGACAGTCGACAGGTGAGGTCGTATTTAATACAGGGATTACAGGGTACCAAGAAGTTATCTCGGACCCATCCTACTGTGGTCAAATCGTTACCATGACGCATCCATTGATCGGTAACTACGGGATTACGCGTGATGATTTCGAATCCATCCGTCCTTATATCCACGGCTTTGTCGTGCGTCGTCATGAACCAGTACCGAGTAACTGGCGTGCACAATATACATTAGATTCATTATTGAAAGAATACGGCATTGTAGGGATTAGCGAGATCGATACTCGCATGTTAACACGGATCCTTCGTAACCACGGAACGATGAAGGGTATTCTGACAACAGGCAATATGCCTGTGGAAGAGTTGAAGGAAATGCTCGGTGTGTCTGAGATCATGTGTGATCAGGTTGCACGTACATCGACGAAAGGTTCCTTCAGCAGCCCTGGCGACGGCGAGCGCATCGTTCTCATCGACTACGGCGCGAAGAGCGGAATCTTGCGCGAATTAACGAAGCGCGGCTGTGATGTGGTTGTTGTGCCTCACGATACAACAGCGGAAGAGATTCGCAGATTGAATCCAGACGGCATTCAATTGTCGAACGGCCCTGGGGACCCGAAAGATGTACCGCATGCGGTTGCAACGCTGAAAGAATTGCTTGGTGAATATCCGATTTTCGGAATCTGCCTAGGCCATCAATTGTTCGCTCTTGCTTGCGGCGCGGATACGACACGTCTGAAATTTGGTCACCGCGGTGGGAACCATCCGGTTAAAGAATTAGCTTCGAACCGCTGCTTCATTACATCCCAGAACCACGGCTATACGGTGCTCGAAGATTCCATTATCGGCACAGAGCTTGAAGTTACGCACATTAATAACAACGATAAGTCCATTGAAGGACTCAAACATAAGAAATACCCAGCATTTACGGTGCAATACCATCCAGAAGCTGCGCCAGGACCTTACGATAACAGCTACTTATTCGATCAGTTCATCGAGATGATTCGCGATCATAAAGCTGCAAATCCAAAGGCGCCTCGTCAAGCTGAAATCGTCGCTGCCATGAAAGGAGATCTATAATATGCCTAAAAATACTGAACTGAAGAAGATTCTCGTCATTGGTTCCGGTCCGATCGTGATCGGGCAAGCAGCAGAGTTCGACTATGCTGGTACGCAAGCTTGCCAAGCGCTCAAAGAAGAAGGTCTCGAAGTTGTTCTGATCAACAGCAACCCAGCGACGATCATGACAGATACAAATATGGCGGATAAAGTATACATCGAGCCAATTACACTTGATTTTGTAACGCAAATCATTCGTCAAGAGCGTCCAGACGGCTTGCTGCCAACACTCGGCGGCCAGACAGGTCTGAACATGGCGGTTGAACTTGCCAAAGCAGGCGTACTTGAGCGCGAGAACGTGAAATTGCTCGGCACACAGCTGACTGCGATCGAAAAAGCAGAAGATCGTGACTTGTTCCGCGACTTAATGCGTGAACTAGAGCAGCCCGTACCGGAAAGTACGATCGTTACAACCGTACAAGAAGCAGTAGACTTTGCGAATGAAATTGGCTATCCGATTATCGTTCGTCCGGCATACACACTCGGTGGTACAGGCGGCGGGATCTGCGCGAATGAGGAAGAATTGCTCGAGACGGTTGCTTCCGGTATCCGCTACAGCCCAATCAACCAATGTCTGATTGAGAAAAGTATTGCAGGGATGAAAGAAGTCGAATACGAGGTTATGCGCGATGCGAACGACAACTGTATCGTCGTATGTAACATGGAGAACTTCGACCCGGTTGGCGTACACACGGGTGATAGTATCGTCGTAGCGCCAAGCCAAACCCTATCTGACCGTGAATATCAAATGCTGCGTTCCGCATCGCTTAAGATCATCCGCGCACTCAATATCGAAGGTGGATGTAACGTGCAGTTCGCGCTTGACCCGCATAGCTTCCAATACTATGTCATCGAAGTGAATCCGCGTGTCAGCCGTTCATCGGCACTAGCTTCCAAGGCAACAGGTTATCCAATCGCAAAGATGGCAGCAAAAATCGCCGTCGGATATACATTAGATGAGATCGTTAACCCGGTTACGGGCCAAACGTATGCATGCTTCGAGCCAACCCTGGACTATATCGTAACGAAAATTCCACGCTGGCCGTTTGATAAATTTATCTCCGCGAACCGTAAGCTCGGTACGCAAATGAAAGCAACAGGCGAAGTCATGGCCATTGGCCGGACATTCGAGGAATCCATTCACAAAGCTGTTCGCTCGCTTGAAATTGGTGTGAACCGCATCTATCTGAAGGACGCGGAGTCACTGGATGAAGCAACATTGAACCTGCGTCTGGAGAAGCCGGACGATGAGCGCATGTTCTTGGTGGCAGAGGCGTTCCGCAGAGGTTATACACTGCAGCAAATTCAAGATTTAACGAAAATCGATTGGTGGTTCCTTGATAAAATCGAAGGCATCGTGAAGTTCGAGGCGTTGATCGCGCAAGAGACAAATCTCAGCTATGAGACTTTATATGAAGCGAAGCGCAAAGGATTCACCGACCGTTCGATCGCAGAGATCAGACGGAGTGCGAACCCAGAGCTGTCGATGACACAAGAAGCGGATGTACGCAGCTTCCGTCTATCGCACAACTTGAAGCCAGTCTACAAGATGGTAGATACGTGCGCAGCAGAGTTCGAAGCTACGACGCCATACTACTACTCAACATATGAGACAGAGAACGAAGTGATCGAGACGCCAAAAGAGAAGATCGTTGTCCTTGGATCGGGTCCAATCCGGATCGGTCAAGGGATTGAATTCGACTACTCGACAGTCCATGCGGTATGGGCGATCCAAAGCGCAGGTTACGAGGCGGTTATCATCAATAACAACCCTGAGACGGTATCGACGGACTTCAATACATCGGATCGACTCTACTTCGAGCCACTGTTCTTCGAAGATGTCATGAACGTCATTGAACAAGAGAAACCGGTTGGCGTTATCGTGCAATTCGGCGGTCAGACAGCGATTAACTTGGCAGCGCCACTATCCAAAGCAGGTGTTCGCATCCTTGGAACAAGCTTAGAGAGTATTGATGAGGCGGAAGACCGGAAGAAGTTCGAAGCGCTGCTATCCCGCTTGAATATTGCGCAGCCGCAAGGCAGCACAGTGACATCGGTAGATGAAGCAGTAGGCACGGCACAAGGCCTTGGCTATCCTGTGCTTGTACGTCCATCCTACGTCCTTGGCGGCCGTGCGATGGAGATCGTATACTCCGATGACGAGTTGCTCAACTACATGGAGCAAGCCGTGAAGATCAACCCGGATCATCCGGTCTTGATCGACCGTTACATGTTAGGTAAAGAAGTGGAAGTTGACGCGATCTGCGATGGCGAGACGGTATTGATCCCAGGAATCATGGAGCATATCGAACGCGCAGGGGTTCACTCGGGTGACTCGATCGCTGTATACCCTCCACAACATTTAGCGCCACACTTGAAACAACAAGTGATTGATATTACAATCAAGATTGCTAAAGAACTGAAAACGATCGGATTGGTCAACATCCAGTTCGTCATCTTCAAAGATCAAGTGTATGTGATCGAAGTGAATCCACGCTCATCCCGTACAGTACCATTCCTAAGTAAAGTAACAAGCATCCCGATGGCAAACCTCGCTACGAAGGCGATTCTTGGTACGAAGCTTGCGGATCTTGGTTATGTTGATGGATTATGGCCAGAGGATGAATATGTATCGGTGAAAGTACCGGTGTTCTCCTTCGCGAAGCTGCGCCGTGTCGAGCCGACGCTTGGACCGGAGATGAAGTCGACTGGGGAAGTTATGGGTCGCGATGTGAACTATGCAAAAGCATTGTACAAAGGTCTTGTGGGTTCAGGTATGAAGATTCCGCCTACAGGCGCGATCATCGCAACCGTGGCGGACAAAGACAAAGAAGAAGCGACAGAAATTCTACGCGGCTTCTACAATATGGGTTACAAAATCATCGCAACAGGCGGAACGGCAACGGCGCTTGAAAATGCGGGAATGATCGTAACGAACGTGAACAAGTTAAGCGAAGGCACGCCGAACATTCTAGATATGATTCGCAATGGACAGGCGCACTTTGTGGTGAATACATTGACCAAAGGGAAGACACCTGAGCGTGATGGATTCCGGATTCGCCGCGAAGCGGTTGAGAACGGCGTGGTATGTATGACATCGCTAGATACGGTAAGCGCATTGTTAGAGATGCTAGAGTCGATCAACTTCTCGACTCGCAACATGCCGGCATTCCACGGGCAATAAGATCGGCCTTGATCGGCAGTTCGAAGATGAATGATCAACATACCAACAAGGAGGAGAGCCGTAAACGATGAGTCACCGAGATGAAGTAGCAGGTCGCATTATGGTCGCGCTTGATTACCCGAATGCGCAAGCGGCGCGTGAGCTATTACAACAATTACAGGGGATTCCTTGTTATATGAAGGTGGGCATGCAGCTCTATTATGCTGAAGGTCCTGCATTCGTACGCGAGCTGAAAGAACTAGGCTACAAAGTATTCCTAGATTTAAAATTGCACGATATTCCGAATACAGTGAAGAGCGGTGCGAACAGCATTACGAAGCTTGGCGTGGACATGATCAATGTCCACGCAGCAGGCGGCGTCGAGATGATGGCGGCGGCAATGCAAGGTGTGAACGAGGCGATAGAAGAGAATCCTGCGCTGGACAAGCCTATCGTTATCGCTGTCACACAACTCACAAGTACCAGTCAGGACATGCTGAATCAGGAGATCGGTATCGCCGGATCGGTTGCGGATTCCGTTGTAAGCTATGCGAAATTCACGAAGCAAGCGGGGCTTGACGGAGTCGTAGCTTCACCGCTAGAAGTGGAAATGATTAAGGAGGCTTGCGGCAGCGAATTCAAGACGATTACCCCGGGTATTCGTCCTGCGGGCAGCGCGCTAGGCGATCAGACACGTGTGATGACGCCAAAGCAAGCTTTTGAACAAGGTACGGACTTTGTTGTGATCGGTCGTCCGATTACAACTGCTGCGAACCCGAGAGAAGCGATTGAGAACATTATTGAGGAGCTGATTTGAACGTGATTACATTGGAACAAATCCCTGCACAAATTGCGAAGCATCTACTTACGATTGAGGCGGTGGCTTTGCGGCCGAATCAGCCGTTCACATGGACTTCCGGTATCAAATCGCCGATCTACTGCGACAATCGCTTGACGATGTCGTTCCCAGAAATCCGTGAGACGATCGCAGATGGATTCGCTGCAATCATTCGTGCGCAGTACCCTGATGCTGAAGTGATTGCTGGAACGGCTACAGCCGGGATTCCGCATGCTGCATGGGTTGCACAGAAGCTGAACCTGCCGATGGCTTACATTCGCGACAAAGCGAAAGGTCATGGCAAAGAGAACTTGATCGAAGGCGTTATCAAACCGGGACAGAAGGTTGTTGTTATCGAAGACTTGATCTCGACTGGCGGAAGCTCGCTCAAAGCAGCCGTTGCCGTGAAAGAGGCTGGCGCAACACCACTTGGCGTCCTTGCGATTTTCAGCTATCAGCTGGATAAAGCGACGACCGCTTTTGAAGAAGCAGGCATTCCTCTTCAGACGTTATCCAACTATACTGCTCTAATGGATGTGGCAGTGGAGCTTGGTTATGTGCAAGCGGAAGATCTAGCAACATTAAAAGCATGGCGCGAAGATCCGACTTCGTTCGGGAAATAATGCAATTGTCTCAATGAAAGGGCCAAATGACTATACTGTGTATAGTTGTTTGGCTCTTTTTGTTACGGCAAGAACAATGTCCATTTACGCAGAATGCTTGTCTGACGCAGTATAGAGGACAAGTATGGTGTGTTTTTTGCGTTTTCTACTTTTTGCCAAAAACATTAAACTTTTGTCTATAATTATGAAAATAAGTTAAGGCTTTTGTAACTTTTTGCTAGGTCATATCGTTTATAATTCAGGAGTAATCCATCCTTGGGTCAATAATAGTCAAAGGGGGAGCGGGCAATATTATGGCTTGGTTCCGAAAACGATCTGTAGACACACCGGACACGACAACAGACGATGCAACAGATTACATAGAACAAGTAGAAGAAGTAGTAGAACGATCTGAGGAACCGCCTGCTAGATTGCTAGATACGGAGCCGATCCTCGTCGTGAATCAAGTGGAACGCTTTTTTCCCGTCGGGAATCAGCAGCTGCACGTCCTGAAGGGCATCCAAATGGAAGTCCAGCCAGGACAGCTTGTCATGCTCAGAGGAAGATCAGGTTCGGGGAAAACTACGCTGCTCAACATCCTAGGCGGGCTGGATCAGCCTTCGTCTGGCGAGGTTTTTTTCCGCGGGAACCCATTCCACAAGTGGGATGACGACAAACGTACACTAGCGCGTCGAATGGATATCGGCTTTATCTTTCAGGCGTTTGCACTCATGCCATTGCTATCTGCTTGGGAGAATGTTGAACTGTCGCTTCGTATGGCAAATGTGCCGAAGAATGAATGGAAGAGCCGCGTCGAGCATTGTCTCGATCTTGTTGGGCTGTCCAAACGTATGCATCACCGCCCATTTGAGCTATCGGGGGGAGAACAGCAGCGTGTTGCGATTGCGAAGGCGATTGCACACCGTCCGCGTCTCTTACTCGCAGATGAGCCAACGGCGGAGCTAGACTCCCAGATGGGAGCACAGATTATGGCCGTTTTTAAAAACATTATTCGAACAGAACAAGTGTCAATATGTATGACGACACACGATCCTACAATTTTGGAGGTTGCGGACCATGTCTATGAAATGGTTGACGGGAAATTCATCTAAATCAGGGAGGAGGCTACGCCAGATTCTACTAGTATCCCTTTGTGGAGCTATGATGATGACGGCAGGCTGTTCATTACTTCCGAAGGAAGATGCAGAGGAAGTATTGCCGACCATTACACCGCCGAAGATCTCCCAAAAACCGGAGTATGAAGTAACCAAGGGGACGATTGAAACCAAGGTAACAGCAAGCGGTAGATTAATGTCTCAGCAAGAAGAGACGATGTTCTTCACAGCTGATGGCAAGCGCATCAAGAACGTACTCGTGAAGAACGGAGACAAAGTGACCCAAGGTCAGGTGCTCGTCGTGCTCGATATGGAGGATATGCAGAAGGATCTTCGCAAGAAGAAACTCGCGTTCCGCAAAGACGAGATCAATATGAAAGAAACGCTTCGTCAGAAGGATCAAATGGATCCGGTAGAATTCGAACAAGCTTCGATCGTATTCGAAGAGAGCCGTCAAGCGATTACGGACCTTGAGAACGAAATCGCAAAAGGGACGTTGGTCGCTCCATTCAGCGGCACGATTGTCTCGCTTAACGC
Proteins encoded:
- a CDS encoding carbamoyl phosphate synthase small subunit — its product is MQARLLLEDGTLFTGKAFGAEGQSTGEVVFNTGITGYQEVISDPSYCGQIVTMTHPLIGNYGITRDDFESIRPYIHGFVVRRHEPVPSNWRAQYTLDSLLKEYGIVGISEIDTRMLTRILRNHGTMKGILTTGNMPVEELKEMLGVSEIMCDQVARTSTKGSFSSPGDGERIVLIDYGAKSGILRELTKRGCDVVVVPHDTTAEEIRRLNPDGIQLSNGPGDPKDVPHAVATLKELLGEYPIFGICLGHQLFALACGADTTRLKFGHRGGNHPVKELASNRCFITSQNHGYTVLEDSIIGTELEVTHINNNDKSIEGLKHKKYPAFTVQYHPEAAPGPYDNSYLFDQFIEMIRDHKAANPKAPRQAEIVAAMKGDL
- a CDS encoding ABC transporter ATP-binding protein, which encodes MAWFRKRSVDTPDTTTDDATDYIEQVEEVVERSEEPPARLLDTEPILVVNQVERFFPVGNQQLHVLKGIQMEVQPGQLVMLRGRSGSGKTTLLNILGGLDQPSSGEVFFRGNPFHKWDDDKRTLARRMDIGFIFQAFALMPLLSAWENVELSLRMANVPKNEWKSRVEHCLDLVGLSKRMHHRPFELSGGEQQRVAIAKAIAHRPRLLLADEPTAELDSQMGAQIMAVFKNIIRTEQVSICMTTHDPTILEVADHVYEMVDGKFI
- a CDS encoding dihydroorotase, which encodes MGLVIKNANVLNAAGELELKTITIEDNRVTGIIDAGSEVELSGEVIDAAGKLVAPGFIDMHVHLREPGFEHKETIATGTRSAAKGGYTTIACMPNTRPVIDTPETIQLVLDKAATEGIVRVLPYAAITKNELGRELTDFAALKEAGAIGFTDDGVGVQNAQMMKDAMTLAASMNIPVIAHCEDESLVVGAAVNEGTFATKHGLKGIPNESEAIHVGRDCLLAEATGVHYHVCHVSTEQSIRLIRQAKQFGVKVTAEVCPHHLLLSEEDIPGLDANWKMNPPLRSPRDVQACIEALEDGTIDMVVTDHAPHSQEEKAKGMQLAPFGIVGFETAFPLLYTKFVATGKWTLDFLVRRMTADPARVFGLETGKLEVGALADITIVDLESEQAVNPETFLSKGRNTPFTDWQLKGWPVATIVDGKLVWSAE
- the pyrE gene encoding orotate phosphoribosyltransferase is translated as MITLEQIPAQIAKHLLTIEAVALRPNQPFTWTSGIKSPIYCDNRLTMSFPEIRETIADGFAAIIRAQYPDAEVIAGTATAGIPHAAWVAQKLNLPMAYIRDKAKGHGKENLIEGVIKPGQKVVVIEDLISTGGSSLKAAVAVKEAGATPLGVLAIFSYQLDKATTAFEEAGIPLQTLSNYTALMDVAVELGYVQAEDLATLKAWREDPTSFGK
- the pyrF gene encoding orotidine-5'-phosphate decarboxylase — its product is MSHRDEVAGRIMVALDYPNAQAARELLQQLQGIPCYMKVGMQLYYAEGPAFVRELKELGYKVFLDLKLHDIPNTVKSGANSITKLGVDMINVHAAGGVEMMAAAMQGVNEAIEENPALDKPIVIAVTQLTSTSQDMLNQEIGIAGSVADSVVSYAKFTKQAGLDGVVASPLEVEMIKEACGSEFKTITPGIRPAGSALGDQTRVMTPKQAFEQGTDFVVIGRPITTAANPREAIENIIEELI
- a CDS encoding aspartate carbamoyltransferase catalytic subunit; its protein translation is MTLTASSIRERSLLGLYDLSKTEIESILDRAAYWEAQPNKLNPVLKDRFVANMFFENSTRTRFSFEMAEKRLGAQVLNFAAAASSMEKGESIYDTVRTLESMGIDAGVIRLKPIGVLPQLAAKLNIPLINAGDGNNEHPTQALLDLYTMRKQFGSLQGLNVSIIGDIQHSRVARSNLWALQKFGANVSFCAPESMQAPELAEHASYVTMEEALQADVVMMLRVQLERHTNRMMKFADDYREQYGLTVERAGRMKQHAIIMHPAPVNRNVEIDDELVECETSRIFPQMANGVPIRMAVMERAFK
- the carB gene encoding carbamoyl-phosphate synthase large subunit, with the translated sequence MPKNTELKKILVIGSGPIVIGQAAEFDYAGTQACQALKEEGLEVVLINSNPATIMTDTNMADKVYIEPITLDFVTQIIRQERPDGLLPTLGGQTGLNMAVELAKAGVLERENVKLLGTQLTAIEKAEDRDLFRDLMRELEQPVPESTIVTTVQEAVDFANEIGYPIIVRPAYTLGGTGGGICANEEELLETVASGIRYSPINQCLIEKSIAGMKEVEYEVMRDANDNCIVVCNMENFDPVGVHTGDSIVVAPSQTLSDREYQMLRSASLKIIRALNIEGGCNVQFALDPHSFQYYVIEVNPRVSRSSALASKATGYPIAKMAAKIAVGYTLDEIVNPVTGQTYACFEPTLDYIVTKIPRWPFDKFISANRKLGTQMKATGEVMAIGRTFEESIHKAVRSLEIGVNRIYLKDAESLDEATLNLRLEKPDDERMFLVAEAFRRGYTLQQIQDLTKIDWWFLDKIEGIVKFEALIAQETNLSYETLYEAKRKGFTDRSIAEIRRSANPELSMTQEADVRSFRLSHNLKPVYKMVDTCAAEFEATTPYYYSTYETENEVIETPKEKIVVLGSGPIRIGQGIEFDYSTVHAVWAIQSAGYEAVIINNNPETVSTDFNTSDRLYFEPLFFEDVMNVIEQEKPVGVIVQFGGQTAINLAAPLSKAGVRILGTSLESIDEAEDRKKFEALLSRLNIAQPQGSTVTSVDEAVGTAQGLGYPVLVRPSYVLGGRAMEIVYSDDELLNYMEQAVKINPDHPVLIDRYMLGKEVEVDAICDGETVLIPGIMEHIERAGVHSGDSIAVYPPQHLAPHLKQQVIDITIKIAKELKTIGLVNIQFVIFKDQVYVIEVNPRSSRTVPFLSKVTSIPMANLATKAILGTKLADLGYVDGLWPEDEYVSVKVPVFSFAKLRRVEPTLGPEMKSTGEVMGRDVNYAKALYKGLVGSGMKIPPTGAIIATVADKDKEEATEILRGFYNMGYKIIATGGTATALENAGMIVTNVNKLSEGTPNILDMIRNGQAHFVVNTLTKGKTPERDGFRIRREAVENGVVCMTSLDTVSALLEMLESINFSTRNMPAFHGQ
- a CDS encoding efflux RND transporter periplasmic adaptor subunit, which encodes MSMKWLTGNSSKSGRRLRQILLVSLCGAMMMTAGCSLLPKEDAEEVLPTITPPKISQKPEYEVTKGTIETKVTASGRLMSQQEETMFFTADGKRIKNVLVKNGDKVTQGQVLVVLDMEDMQKDLRKKKLAFRKDEINMKETLRQKDQMDPVEFEQASIVFEESRQAITDLENEIAKGTLVAPFSGTIVSLNAEKGALVKAYDPIAIVADTSRLAVAASVTKDDLKQIAVGMEVNVDINTVGKTLKGKVKQLPQAKDDSGNGGSGGGQKPEKLEDFLLVQLDNLPKGLTRGTPLSIAVITLRRDNVVIIPQSALRSIGSRTYVQVVDENGKREVDVEVGQQSTTDVEIVKGLTPGQKVVGR